In Aedes albopictus strain Foshan chromosome 3, AalbF5, whole genome shotgun sequence, the following are encoded in one genomic region:
- the LOC134289841 gene encoding uncharacterized protein K02A2.6-like, whose translation MQKLQAKFPEVFQSTLGCCSKAKVTLYPKPDARPVYCPKRPVAYAALPKVDAELQRLQDNGIISPVQFSDWAAPIVVVRKSDVSVRICGDYSTGLNDALESDRHPLPHPDDIFAELAGCRYFSCIDLSDAYLQVEVEESSRRLLTINTHKGLFQYNRLPPGVKSAPGAFQRIIDSMVAGIPGVKPYLDDILIAGRTQEEHDLRLHAVLQRIREYGFHLRIEKCRFSLPQIKFLGHIVDKDGLRPDPAKTSAISEMAPPTNVSQLRSYLGAINYYGRFVGQMKQLRAPLDRLLKKDAPWKWTAECQKSFDRFKSILVSNLLLTHFDPSKEIIVAGDASKDGLGAVILHRFPGGSVKAIAHASRSLTPAEENYGQIEKEALALVFAVTRFHKMIFGRRFVLQTDHKPLLKIFGSKKGIPVYTANRLQRWALTMLLYDFDIQFVPTASFGHADLLSRLMSCHSKPDEEYVIAALQTETDVKAILDDSTFHLPVTAQMIAKETQDDPVLQEVINHISNGWPSTASELHTPAVRQFYSRREGLQVTQDCIMFGDRVVVPERFRKRIIRQLHRGHPGIDRMKSLARSFVYWPNIDEDVESFVRQCRSCAASAKLPRKTTLSSWPIPTKPWDRIHIDYAGPVDGYFYLVVVDAYSKWPEIFRTRSTTTTATLELLQETFARYGNPHTLVSDNGTQFVSASFKLFCDENGIQHLTTAPYHPQSNGQAERFVDTLKRGLKKLAEGEKTVTFQRLQTFLSVYRSTPNRNAPDGKSPAHLFLGRKMRTSLDLLKPSSPRPTLVNEKQNDQFNRRHGAVKRAFNPDDLVYAQVHRRNKTEWVPGQVIERKGSVDYTVLLENGRLIRAHTNQLRHRFSDASEAVSTPNNQLPFALLLDEFQIQVPTPVVLEDPLDELVPDTANVPADDDDGNQDVMTDDEPEVPISIGSPEPARPGRYRRLPAWLAPYDLF comes from the coding sequence ATGCAGAAGCTTCAAGCCAAGTTTCCTGAAGTGTTCCAGTCCACGCTCGGATGCTGCTCGAAAGCGAAGGTAACACTCTATCCGAAGCCAGACGCACGCCCTGTGTACTGCCCCAAGAGACCGGTTGCCTACGCTGCCCTCCCGAAGGTTGATGCTGAGCTGCAGAGACTTCAAGATAACGGCATCATTTCGCCAGTCCAGTTCTCCGATTGGGCTGCTCCCATAGTCGTGGTTCGCAAGTCCGATGTCTCCGTACGTATCTGTGGTGACTACTCCACGGGTCTCAACGACGCACTCGAGTCGGATCGCCATCCGCTGCCACACCCGGACGACATTTTTGCTGAACTAGCCGGCTGCCGTTACTTCTCCTGCATCGACCTATCGGACGCCTATCTTCAGGTCGAAGTAGAGGAATCATCACGACGACTGCTCACGATAAACACGCACAAGGGTTTGTTCCAGTACAACCGTTTGCCGCCCGGTGTGAAATCGGCTCCTGGAGCGTTCCAGAGGATCATCGACAGCATGGTTGCCGGCATTCCTGGTGTCAAGCCTTACCTGGACGACATCCTAATCGCTGGCAGGACTCAAGAAGAGCACGACCTCAGGCTTCACGCTGTGCTGCAGCGAATTCGTGAGTATGGTTTTCATCTCCGCATCGAAAAGTGTCGTTTCTCCCTGCCGCAGATCAAGTTTCTGGGCCACATCGTCGACAAGGATGGTCTCCGCCCAGATCCAGCCAAAACCAGCGCTATCTCCGAAATGGCACCTCCAACGAATGTATCGCAACTACGATCGTACCTCGGTGCGATTAACTACTACGGACGGTTCGTTGGACAGATGAAGCAACTCCGAGCACCCCTCGATCGGCTACTCAAGAAAGATGCTCCTTGGAAGTGGACTGCTGAGTGTCAAAAATCGTTCGACCGTTTCAAGTCCATCCTGGTCTCCAATCTCTTGCTGACGCACTTCGATCCCAGTAAGGAAATCATCGTGGCTGGAGATGCGTCCAAGGACGGCTTGGGTGCCGTTATCCTACATCGTTTTCCCGGCGGCTCCGTCAAAGCCATCGCTCACGCTTCAAGGTCGCTCACACCTGCGGAAGAAAACTATGGTCAAATCGAGAAGGAAGCGCTCGCGTTGGTGTTTGCAGTTACCCGTTTCCACAAGATGATTTTCGGTCGCAGATTCGTGCTACAGACCGACCACAAGCCCCTTCTCAAGATTTTCGGCAGCAAGAAAGGAATTCCCGTCTACACGGCAAATCGTCTCCAGCGCTGGGCGCTTACGATGTTGCTGTACGACTTCGATATCCAGTTCGTGCCAACGGCTAGTTTCGGACACGCTGACCTGCTGTCACGCTTGATGAGCTGCCACAGCAAACCGGATGAGGAATACGTTATCGCTGCTCTCCAGACGGAAACCGACGTGAAGGCAATCCTCGACGACTCTACTTTCCATTTGCCTGTCACAGCACAAATGATCGCCAAGGAAACGCAAGACGACCCGGTCCTTCAAGAGGTAATCAACCACATCAGCAACGGCTGGCCGAGCACGGCAAGCGAGCTCCACACTCCAGCTGTACGTCAATTCTACTCGCGAAGAGAAGGTCTTCAAGTTACCCAGGACTGCATCATGTTCGGTGATCGAGTTGTGGTTCCTGAACGGTTCCGCAAACGCATCATCCGACAACTCCACCGTGGACACCCCGGGATCGATCGGATGAAATCACTCGCAAGAAGTTTCGTGTACTGGCCGAACATCGACGAGGACGTTGAATCGTTTGTGCGCCAGTGTCGTTCCTGTGCTGCTTCTGCAAAATTGCCCCGCAAGACTACCCTATCATCATGGCCGATACCAACGAAACCATGGGATAGGATTCATATCGACTACGCAGGACCGGTCGATGGTTACTTCTACCTTGTCGTGGTAGATGCCTACTCAAAATGGCCGGAAATTTTCAGGACCCGTAGCACCACTACCACAGCGACGCTGGAGCTCCTGCAAGAAACTTTCGCAAGATATGGAAACCCACATACTCTTGTGTCCGACAATGGTACCCAGTTCGTCAGCGCCAGTTTCAAGCTTTTCTGTGACGAAAATGGTATCCAGCATCTGACGACCGCGCCGTATCACCCACAATCGAACGGACAAGCAGAACGTTTCGTCGACACCTTGAAGAGAGGATTGAAGAAACTTGCCGAAGGGGAAAAGACGGTGACGTTCCAGCGCCTTCAGACGTTCCTATCCGTTTACCGATCAACACCAAACCGAAACGCTCCGGATGGTAAATCCCCTGCTCACCTGTTCCTAGGACGAAAAATGCGGACATCCCTGGATCTCTTGAAGCCGAGTTCTCCGCGTCCAACCCTGGTCAACGAGAAGCAGAACGACCAGTTCAACCGAAGACACGGAGCGGTCAAAAGAGCCTTCAATCCGGACGACCTGGTGTACGCGCAAGTACATCGCCGAAACAAAACCGAATGGGTTCCTGGACAGGTTATCGAACGCAAGGGATCAGTGGACTATACTGTGTTACTCGAAAACGGACGCCTCATCCGAGCACATACGAATCAGCTACGCCACCGGTTCTCGGATGCAAGTGAAGCCGTTTCTACACCCAACAACCAACTCCCTTTTGCGCTTCTCCTCGACGAATTCCAAATCCAAGTTCCAACGCCAGTGGTTCTGGAAGATCCGCTAGACGAACTGGTTCCCGACACCGCAAATGTTCCAGCTGACGATGACGATGGAAATCAGGACGTGATGACGGATGATGAGCCCGAGGTTCCCATCAGTATTGGTTCGCCGGAACCAGCTCGACCAGGAAGATATCGCAGGCTACCAGCTTGGCTTGCGCCCTACGATCTCTTTTAA